Proteins co-encoded in one Vidua chalybeata isolate OUT-0048 chromosome 18, bVidCha1 merged haplotype, whole genome shotgun sequence genomic window:
- the UNC119B gene encoding protein unc-119 homolog B, with protein sequence MSGSRARAAAAAPGPDKKLPPGAAGPLGRLRGRRGSADAPPRQPWTESELLALETVRPEHVLGLCRVTENYLCKPEDNIYNIDFTRFKIRDLETGTVLFEIAKPSASEHAVEDEDDSSELDASAGRFVRYQFTPAFLRLRTVGATVEFTVGEKPVSNFRMIERHYFRDRLLKNFDFDFGFCIPSSRNTCEHIYEFPQLSEDLIRLMVENPYETRSDSFYFVDNKLIMHNKADYAYNGGQ encoded by the exons ATGAGCGGCTCCagggcgcgggcggcggcggcggcgccggggccggACAAGAAGCTGCCGccgggggccgcggggccgctcGGCCGCCTGCGGGGCCGACGCGGATCAGCCGATGCGCCGCCACGGCAGCCCTGGACCGAGTCCGAGTTACTGGCTCTAGAGACCGTCCGGCCCGAGCACGTCCTGGGGCTGTGCCGGGTGACGGAGA ATTATTTATGTAAGCCTGAGGACAACATTTACAACATTGACTTCACCAGGTTTAAGATCCGGGACCTTGAAACTGGAACAGTACTTTTTGAAATTGCCAAGCCATCTGCTTCAG AGCACGCTGTGGAGGATGAAGATGACAGCAGTGAACTGGACGCAAGTGCAGGTCGCTTTGTTCGGTACCAGTTCACCCCAGCGTTTCTCCGTCTTCGGACTGTTGGTGCAAC AGTGGAATTCACAGTGGGAGAAAAGCCAGTGTCAAACTTCCGAATGATTGAGAGGCATTACTTCCGAGATCGCTTGCTGAAGAactttgattttgattttggCTTCTGCATCCCCAGTAGCAGGAACACATGTGAACACATTTATGAATTCCCTCAGCTCTCAGAAGACCTTA TCCGTCTGATGGTTGAAAACCCGTACGAGACACGCTCGGACAGCTTTTACTTTGTGGACAACAAGTTGATTATGCACAACAAAGCCGACTATGCTTACAATGGAGGACAGTAA